From a single Leptospira levettii genomic region:
- a CDS encoding efflux RND transporter permease subunit, translating to MFTKFLQRPVLAIVISVLVVFVGLISIKNIPVSQFPEIAPPRVTITLSFPGASAQVLVQSTITTLEQAINGVAGMRYMISSSTSSGDAIIQVLFDPGTNPNDALVQVKTRVDQMMYRVPELVRLEGIFVQPVQPSMLLYVNLYSKDPNASEKFLYNYATVFLLPELKRIHGIGQAKILGTRQYAMRVWLNPDRMRAYNVTTAEVMKAIEDQSIIARPGRLGQSSGKQAQSLEYTLTYEGWFNEPQQYENIIIRAKNGGELLYLKDISKVELDSEFYNIYSDVDGHPAAAIMFKQTEGSNAKVVIEDIKAKLEELKQTFPPEMDYKLSYDVSNFIDAAIEKVIHTLVEAFVLVAIVVFIFLGDWRSTLIPIIAVPVSLIGAFSFMMALGLTINLITLFAMVLAIGIVVDDAIVVVEAVHAKMAEDHLSVYLSVKAVLGEISGAVIAITLLMTAVFVPVTFLPGPVGVFYRQFAITMATSIVLSGIVALTLTPVLTAMILKPHNHNKKTHNPIDLFLEKFNFYFEIMTEKYVNLMHRFSGSKVFIVSLLLFFAVGFVFLSQLVPAGFVPGEDQGMIYAVIQTPPGSTIEKTNDVARKLQEIALKIEGVDSVASLAGYEILTEGEGSNAGTCLISLKDWSERKNSVHDVMEELEHKTKNFGAIIEFFEPPAVPGFGAAGGVMFRLLDKTNSGDYTAFDKVHVEFMEELKKREELTGLFSFYSAKFPQLEVKLDRKLAMQKGVNIGDAMDNLDILVGSTYEQGFIRFNQFFKVYVQSAPEYRRLPTDILGLFTPNDKGEMVPYSSFLSLEQKQGANEITRYNAYTSSVINVLPSKGYTTGDAIDAIREVSKNLPKGFEVGWEGLSYDEASRGNEAIFIFIVVIVFVYLVLSAQYESFIIPFSVIFSLPPGIFGSFFLLRLLGLANDIYAQIGMIMLIGLLGKNAVLIVEFARQRQESGLSVFDAALEGAKARFRPILMTSFAFVAGLIPLVVATGPGAIANHTIGACALGGMLFGTVFGVIVVPGLYIIFANIAKGKNLIYHEDNMPLSESDKMYETSELERKKSRKGKK from the coding sequence ATGTTTACAAAATTTCTCCAGAGACCAGTTCTCGCCATAGTTATATCCGTATTAGTTGTGTTTGTCGGATTAATTTCGATAAAGAACATTCCAGTATCACAATTCCCTGAAATTGCTCCTCCTCGGGTAACGATTACTCTATCTTTTCCTGGTGCCAGTGCTCAAGTTTTAGTCCAATCTACGATTACCACATTGGAACAAGCTATCAACGGGGTTGCTGGGATGAGATATATGATTTCTTCTTCCACAAGTTCTGGAGATGCAATCATACAAGTATTATTCGATCCAGGAACAAATCCAAATGATGCCTTAGTACAAGTTAAAACTAGGGTAGACCAAATGATGTATCGTGTTCCAGAACTCGTTCGTTTGGAAGGTATATTTGTACAACCTGTCCAACCAAGTATGTTATTGTATGTAAACTTATACAGTAAAGATCCGAATGCGAGTGAGAAGTTTTTATACAACTATGCGACAGTGTTTTTATTACCTGAATTAAAAAGGATTCATGGTATCGGACAAGCAAAGATCCTAGGAACAAGACAATATGCGATGCGCGTTTGGTTAAATCCAGATAGAATGCGTGCTTATAATGTAACCACTGCTGAAGTGATGAAAGCAATTGAAGACCAAAGTATCATTGCAAGACCTGGGCGACTTGGTCAAAGTTCTGGAAAACAAGCCCAATCATTAGAATACACTCTTACCTATGAAGGTTGGTTTAACGAACCTCAGCAATATGAAAATATCATCATACGTGCTAAAAATGGAGGTGAATTACTTTACCTCAAAGATATTTCCAAGGTTGAACTTGATAGTGAGTTTTATAATATTTACTCCGATGTAGACGGACATCCTGCAGCTGCGATTATGTTCAAACAAACGGAAGGTAGTAATGCCAAAGTTGTTATTGAAGATATCAAAGCAAAACTAGAAGAACTAAAACAAACTTTTCCACCAGAAATGGATTATAAATTAAGTTATGATGTATCGAACTTTATCGATGCAGCCATCGAAAAAGTAATCCACACATTAGTAGAAGCCTTTGTTTTAGTGGCGATCGTTGTCTTTATCTTTTTGGGTGATTGGCGTTCAACGTTAATTCCTATCATTGCAGTTCCAGTATCCCTCATTGGTGCCTTTTCCTTTATGATGGCATTGGGACTTACCATCAACCTAATCACTTTATTTGCAATGGTTCTTGCGATCGGAATTGTGGTGGATGACGCCATTGTAGTCGTGGAAGCAGTCCATGCGAAAATGGCCGAAGATCATTTGAGTGTGTACTTGTCCGTAAAAGCAGTATTAGGTGAAATCAGCGGAGCTGTAATTGCGATTACATTACTCATGACAGCAGTATTTGTGCCGGTTACTTTTTTACCAGGTCCTGTTGGAGTTTTTTATCGTCAATTTGCGATCACAATGGCCACTTCCATTGTGCTTTCTGGAATTGTCGCTTTAACATTAACGCCAGTCCTAACGGCGATGATTTTAAAACCACACAATCATAACAAAAAAACTCATAACCCAATCGATCTTTTCTTAGAAAAATTCAATTTTTACTTTGAGATCATGACTGAAAAATATGTGAACTTAATGCACAGGTTTTCAGGATCAAAAGTATTTATTGTTTCCTTATTACTCTTCTTTGCAGTTGGTTTTGTTTTCTTATCACAGTTGGTTCCTGCTGGATTTGTTCCTGGAGAAGACCAAGGTATGATTTACGCTGTGATCCAAACTCCACCGGGTTCAACCATTGAAAAAACAAATGATGTCGCAAGAAAACTCCAAGAGATAGCTCTAAAGATTGAAGGTGTTGATTCGGTCGCATCACTTGCAGGATATGAAATCCTAACAGAAGGTGAAGGATCCAACGCCGGAACATGTCTAATCAGCTTAAAAGATTGGTCTGAAAGAAAAAACTCAGTTCATGATGTAATGGAAGAGCTCGAGCACAAAACAAAGAATTTTGGTGCCATTATTGAATTCTTTGAACCACCAGCAGTTCCCGGATTTGGTGCAGCAGGTGGGGTTATGTTTCGATTATTGGATAAAACCAATAGTGGAGATTATACTGCCTTCGATAAAGTTCACGTAGAGTTTATGGAAGAGTTAAAAAAACGTGAAGAACTAACAGGTCTCTTCTCTTTTTACTCGGCAAAATTTCCACAATTGGAAGTGAAACTGGATCGAAAACTTGCGATGCAAAAAGGAGTCAACATTGGTGATGCAATGGACAACTTGGACATCCTCGTTGGTAGTACGTATGAACAAGGATTCATCCGATTCAATCAGTTCTTCAAAGTATACGTTCAATCTGCACCTGAATACCGAAGATTACCAACAGATATCCTAGGCTTATTTACTCCAAATGACAAAGGAGAAATGGTTCCATATTCTTCCTTCTTGTCCCTTGAACAGAAACAAGGTGCAAATGAGATCACAAGATACAATGCCTATACATCATCTGTTATCAACGTCTTACCAAGCAAAGGTTACACTACTGGAGATGCGATTGATGCCATTAGAGAAGTATCCAAAAATCTTCCAAAAGGATTTGAAGTAGGTTGGGAAGGACTTTCATACGATGAGGCATCTCGCGGGAATGAAGCCATTTTCATTTTCATAGTTGTGATTGTGTTCGTATACCTTGTGTTATCTGCACAGTATGAAAGTTTCATCATTCCTTTTTCGGTCATTTTTTCACTCCCACCAGGAATCTTTGGATCCTTCTTCCTATTACGATTGTTAGGTCTAGCCAATGACATTTACGCCCAGATCGGTATGATCATGTTAATTGGATTATTAGGTAAAAACGCTGTATTGATTGTAGAGTTTGCAAGGCAAAGACAAGAATCAGGACTTAGTGTGTTTGATGCAGCATTAGAAGGAGCAAAAGCAAGGTTTAGACCTATCCTCATGACTTCCTTTGCCTTCGTAGCTGGTTTGATTCCACTTGTTGTAGCAACTGGTCCTGGTGCGATTGCCAATCACACGATTGGTGCCTGTGCATTAGGTGGTATGTTATTTGGAACTGTCTTTGGTGTCATTGTAGTGCCTGGACTCTACATTATCTTTGCAAATATCGCAAAAGGTAAAAATCTAATTTATCATGAAGACAACATGCCACTTTCAGAGTCAGACAAAATGTATGAAACTTCTGAATTGGAACGTAAAAAATCCAGGAAAGGAAAAAAATAA
- a CDS encoding sensor domain-containing diguanylate cyclase: MNEFNTETLAKEIVSQSIDAIVVLDTNQKILFSNIALQSLTGYSEDELFGKSFSFLFPPNEKGEQTSIEAFVSSNEAHYIAGFLKELELITKPKGTIPVEIRAFTIHQENKEYYAAIIRDVRERRRLEEQKNVLINSLKRLAYMDELTMLPNRRSFADTLQKTIATVKRRNRESVLAVMDIDHFKVINDTYGHDIGDLVLKKMANIFVDCLREEDTVGRLGGEEFGCILPDTTTEGATIVLDRLRESVETHRFFIFDNYYLNITLSIGYTKVHPIQKPEEVLKFADIALYQAKNHGRNRIQVYPV, translated from the coding sequence ATGAATGAATTTAATACAGAGACACTGGCGAAGGAAATTGTTTCCCAATCCATCGATGCAATTGTCGTTTTAGACACAAATCAAAAGATATTATTTAGTAACATAGCGTTACAGTCGTTAACTGGTTATTCAGAAGACGAATTGTTTGGAAAATCATTTTCTTTTTTATTCCCACCGAATGAAAAAGGAGAACAAACTTCAATTGAAGCTTTTGTTAGTTCCAACGAAGCACATTATATTGCAGGATTTTTAAAAGAATTAGAACTCATCACAAAACCAAAAGGCACGATTCCCGTGGAAATTCGTGCTTTTACCATCCACCAAGAGAACAAAGAGTACTATGCTGCGATCATCCGAGATGTGAGAGAACGTAGGCGTTTAGAAGAACAAAAAAATGTACTCATCAATAGTTTGAAACGTTTGGCCTATATGGACGAACTAACGATGTTGCCAAACCGTCGTTCCTTCGCTGATACCCTCCAAAAAACCATTGCGACAGTCAAACGCCGTAATCGGGAATCGGTGCTTGCGGTGATGGACATTGACCATTTTAAAGTGATCAATGACACTTACGGACACGACATTGGGGATCTTGTTCTCAAAAAAATGGCCAATATCTTTGTGGATTGCCTGAGGGAAGAGGACACAGTGGGTAGGCTCGGTGGAGAGGAATTTGGGTGTATCTTGCCAGACACGACCACAGAAGGGGCAACCATTGTCCTTGACCGACTCCGTGAATCGGTCGAAACTCACCGCTTTTTTATCTTTGATAACTACTATCTGAACATCACCCTAAGCATTGGGTACACCAAGGTGCACCCCATCCAAAAACCAGAAGAAGTTCTGAAGTTTGCTGACATTGCCCTCTACCAGGCAAAAAATCACGGCCGAAACCGGATCCAAGTCTACCCAGTTTGA
- a CDS encoding HD domain-containing protein gives MMKSELKAKLQRTFPKAKTVSSGRLFTRQLSNLIDDSIRQVFLEVSNGIPIKDHLCLIAVGGYGRRELAPFSDIDLLYLHDGKLSDKILSEIISKINTFLYNNDKEVGHSCRTIKESFLYLNQIETYHAVLDARFLVGSEVLFQKFKTEFLGKIPEKTIKEYNEWKLSYLRERIINSYNPILLSEPNIKNDPLGLRDIQQMYWIEKTNPLADSADGGIFDFYLIGDSLTLLSAYDFLLLTRSALHIISGRKNDRLDLGLQAEVAEFLGFGPKNEIKTLERFMSQFYKAQKDVYFYIGTYLDEKTNLNKKRIHKELSNPDTLYDDIIQFFRESQKNEEEPSRIDLNEIRFASHFLDDDFKNQKSVLDCFMEMLRHKKRIGHTLTLMHECNVLGKLIPEFGACTNFPLFSYHHQYTVDEHTLLILRELDVLIADLWEDPQVQDVFNSCEKIEILALAILIHDAGKVKEGDHCQYGAELALIIAERFRFSEEDTELLRFLVAEHIVMSELSSKRDIYDPNLISSFAKQFSNENTLRLLYVMTIIDTKSVGQAVLTNWKKEILHFLFTSTLTYLQNKTNRPDIQERIESTLETYLIEKEGLTAEQAEQIVSFGMQIRPTSYLNYNTPRRVYQHFVFLHEWIQSGSTFRLISEKEPAFVTLSLFANADKRMLLYLSGIISSLGLNLVGLRLFRSENEHLILQAQITDEFGSGEIAEPQINEIESTLADCIEGKVNIEDLASTTNIWKTLPQIPEGMVEELVKFANDLSDTYSVLEVRVPDSIGLVYRILKTLIDFELEVIFVRISTSADFAYDSFHIQTKNGKKIEDTGLLLSIKEKILSVARVKENQGIMEISF, from the coding sequence ATGATGAAATCAGAACTCAAGGCAAAACTGCAACGGACCTTTCCAAAAGCCAAAACAGTCTCTTCTGGAAGGTTGTTTACCCGTCAGTTGAGTAACCTGATCGACGATTCCATACGACAAGTTTTTTTGGAAGTATCAAACGGAATCCCCATAAAAGACCACCTTTGTCTCATTGCCGTAGGAGGTTATGGAAGAAGGGAACTTGCACCTTTTTCGGATATTGATTTATTATACCTTCATGATGGAAAACTTTCAGACAAAATCTTAAGTGAAATCATTTCCAAAATCAATACGTTCTTATATAACAATGATAAGGAAGTGGGTCATAGTTGCCGTACAATCAAAGAATCATTTTTATACTTAAACCAAATCGAAACCTACCACGCAGTTCTAGATGCGAGGTTTCTAGTAGGATCAGAAGTTTTATTCCAAAAATTTAAAACCGAATTCCTTGGAAAAATTCCTGAAAAAACCATCAAAGAATACAATGAATGGAAACTATCTTATCTAAGAGAAAGAATTATCAATTCTTATAATCCAATTTTACTTTCAGAACCCAATATTAAAAACGATCCATTAGGACTTCGTGATATCCAACAAATGTATTGGATCGAAAAAACAAATCCACTCGCAGATAGTGCTGATGGTGGGATTTTTGATTTTTATTTAATTGGTGATAGTTTAACTCTACTTTCAGCTTATGATTTTTTACTTTTAACAAGATCAGCTCTCCATATCATCAGTGGCCGAAAAAATGACAGACTAGATTTAGGCTTACAAGCTGAAGTTGCTGAGTTTTTAGGATTTGGTCCTAAGAACGAAATTAAAACCTTAGAACGTTTTATGAGCCAATTTTATAAAGCACAAAAGGATGTTTATTTTTATATTGGAACGTATCTGGATGAAAAAACCAATCTGAATAAAAAACGGATCCACAAAGAACTTTCCAATCCAGATACTTTATATGATGACATCATTCAATTTTTCAGAGAATCACAAAAAAACGAAGAAGAACCATCTCGGATCGATTTAAATGAAATTCGATTTGCATCTCATTTTCTAGATGATGATTTTAAAAATCAAAAATCGGTCTTGGATTGTTTTATGGAGATGTTACGCCACAAAAAACGAATCGGGCATACACTCACTCTCATGCATGAATGTAATGTACTTGGCAAACTCATTCCTGAATTTGGAGCTTGTACAAACTTTCCACTGTTTAGTTACCACCATCAATACACTGTCGATGAACATACTTTACTTATATTACGTGAGTTAGATGTTTTGATCGCTGATTTATGGGAAGACCCTCAAGTCCAAGATGTATTTAATTCTTGCGAAAAAATTGAAATTTTAGCTCTAGCAATCCTGATTCACGATGCAGGGAAAGTAAAGGAAGGTGACCACTGCCAATACGGTGCCGAACTTGCTCTCATCATCGCGGAACGGTTTCGATTTTCAGAAGAAGATACAGAACTCTTACGATTTTTAGTCGCAGAACATATCGTCATGTCAGAACTCTCTTCCAAACGAGATATTTATGACCCAAATCTAATTTCTTCCTTTGCAAAACAATTTTCTAATGAAAACACTTTGCGATTGTTATATGTAATGACTATCATTGATACAAAATCAGTTGGCCAAGCAGTGCTTACCAATTGGAAAAAAGAAATTTTGCATTTTTTATTTACATCCACATTAACTTACTTACAAAACAAAACCAATCGTCCTGATATCCAAGAACGTATTGAGAGTACACTCGAAACCTATTTAATTGAAAAAGAGGGACTTACAGCAGAACAAGCGGAACAAATCGTTTCATTTGGGATGCAAATTCGTCCCACATCTTATTTGAATTATAATACTCCACGCAGGGTATACCAACACTTTGTATTTTTACATGAATGGATTCAATCAGGTTCCACATTCCGATTAATCTCTGAAAAAGAACCTGCGTTTGTTACCTTATCTCTATTTGCAAATGCAGACAAACGGATGTTACTGTATCTATCGGGAATTATTTCCAGTCTTGGATTAAATTTAGTGGGACTCAGGTTATTCCGAAGCGAAAATGAACATTTAATCTTACAGGCGCAAATCACTGATGAATTCGGTAGTGGAGAGATCGCCGAACCACAAATAAACGAAATTGAATCCACTCTTGCTGATTGTATTGAGGGGAAGGTGAATATTGAAGATTTGGCTTCCACTACCAATATTTGGAAAACTTTACCACAAATTCCAGAAGGAATGGTCGAAGAACTTGTTAAGTTTGCAAATGATTTATCAGATACTTATTCTGTATTAGAAGTGAGAGTCCCTGATTCAATAGGATTGGTCTATCGTATTCTCAAAACTTTAATCGATTTTGAATTGGAAGTAATCTTTGTTAGAATCTCAACAAGTGCTGATTTTGCATATGACTCCTTTCACATCCAAACTAAAAATGGTAAAAAAATAGAAGATACTGGTCTACTCCTTTCGATTAAGGAAAAAATTCTCTCTGTAGCAAGAGTCAAAGAAAACCAAGGTATCATGGAGATTAGTTTTTAA
- a CDS encoding glycoside hydrolase family 172 protein has translation MVTNQSSFGIRFWLILFVLGFNFANPLFSDGWESSIWKEKTYQNKRISSVDPTNGNDDFIKIPKKSTITIAEIKGRGVIKHIWMTLASKDPMARKNVVIRMFWDNHSFPSVEVPLGEFFGQGWGEEYILNSLPLVAAPKKGKSMNSYFPMPFESNAKIQIENESDEDISNFYFYIDYEEWKSPLESPLRFHAQWNRSITKPNTTNQRENEWGILGETEKTKFVKENYFSVLETEGKGQFIGLNLYVDSPTPLWYGEGDDLIFIDGNQTTATLKGTGTEDVFNTAWSPKEVFMHPYFGYPRVSDSIGWLGRTHLYRFWVESPIRFEKNFLFLLEHGHANSLTLDLISVAYWYQSLNPKPMKVLPKKEFRVNQPEINFRHIHKWRDSFRSEKGNGEIWGNE, from the coding sequence ATGGTTACGAATCAATCTTCATTTGGAATCCGTTTTTGGTTAATCTTGTTTGTACTTGGATTTAATTTCGCCAATCCTTTGTTCAGTGATGGTTGGGAGTCTTCGATTTGGAAGGAAAAAACCTACCAAAACAAGAGGATCTCAAGTGTCGATCCAACAAATGGAAATGATGATTTTATCAAAATTCCGAAAAAGTCAACGATCACAATTGCTGAAATCAAAGGCCGAGGGGTGATCAAACACATTTGGATGACGTTGGCAAGTAAAGACCCAATGGCACGGAAAAATGTTGTGATTCGAATGTTTTGGGATAATCATTCTTTTCCATCCGTAGAAGTTCCGTTAGGTGAATTTTTTGGACAGGGTTGGGGAGAAGAATACATACTCAACTCGTTACCACTTGTCGCAGCACCCAAAAAAGGAAAGTCAATGAACTCATATTTTCCAATGCCATTTGAATCAAACGCCAAAATTCAAATTGAAAATGAATCGGATGAGGACATTAGTAATTTTTACTTTTACATTGATTATGAAGAATGGAAATCACCTCTCGAATCTCCATTACGATTCCATGCACAATGGAATAGAAGTATCACCAAACCAAACACTACGAACCAAAGGGAAAATGAATGGGGAATACTTGGGGAAACTGAGAAAACAAAATTTGTAAAAGAAAACTACTTCTCTGTACTCGAAACTGAAGGAAAAGGCCAATTCATTGGACTTAATTTATATGTGGATTCTCCTACTCCTCTGTGGTATGGCGAAGGAGATGATCTAATCTTTATAGATGGCAACCAAACAACTGCTACACTAAAAGGAACGGGAACTGAAGATGTATTTAATACAGCATGGTCACCGAAAGAAGTGTTTATGCATCCTTATTTTGGATACCCTAGGGTTTCTGACTCGATTGGATGGTTGGGCAGAACCCATTTGTATCGATTTTGGGTAGAATCCCCCATTCGGTTTGAAAAAAATTTCCTATTCTTACTAGAACATGGTCATGCAAATTCCTTGACCTTAGATTTGATCTCTGTTGCTTATTGGTATCAGAGTCTGAATCCAAAACCAATGAAGGTTTTGCCGAAAAAAGAATTTAGGGTGAATCAACCTGAGATCAATTTTCGTCACATCCATAAATGGCGGGATTCATTCCGAAGTGAAAAAGGAAATGGGGAAATTTGGGGAAATGAATGA
- a CDS encoding glycoside hydrolase family 13 protein — MAWWKEAVIYQIYPRSFQDSNGDGIGDLEGIIQRLDYLAGSKDSLGIDAIWLSPVYPSPMFDFGYDISDYEEIDPVFGDTQTFKRLLKEAHKRGIRIIMDLVVNHTSHLHPWFIESRSSVNSPKRDWYIWKQANHNGPPNNWLGAFGGSGWEYDKRTGEYYFHSFLKEQPDLNWRNPDVEDAIFRMMKYWLDMGVDGFRLDVVNLYVKDEFFRNNASYFMKGPRPYDKQVHTYDRDRPEMHGILRRMRKLLDSYSEKRMFVGEIMQDFPGNVLLPATYCGRNDELHLAFNFMFLFSPWKAERFYQIVKDFESALGEDNWPNYTLSNHDFPRHITRYEKGDETLDRAKLAACMMLTLRGTPFLYYGEEIGMKRQKVPFNKIQDPVGKRYWPFHPGRDPERIPMPWDGSDTTGFTTGKPWLPLYEDSNTLNVESQKQDPNSLFFTYKKLIQIRKDRKSLRKGKLKILLSDDKQALYYRRRDGKEETYIFLNFSSKPVRVSYPRKWNLNQILFSSKNRNASFELEKELDTGDLILLPNEAVIFAK; from the coding sequence ATGGCATGGTGGAAAGAAGCAGTTATCTATCAAATTTATCCACGTAGTTTCCAAGATTCTAATGGGGATGGGATCGGAGACCTAGAAGGGATTATCCAACGATTGGATTATTTGGCAGGCTCCAAAGACTCACTTGGTATTGATGCTATCTGGTTATCCCCCGTGTATCCTTCTCCCATGTTTGATTTTGGATATGATATTTCGGACTATGAAGAAATAGATCCTGTTTTTGGAGATACACAGACCTTCAAACGCCTGCTAAAGGAAGCACACAAACGAGGGATTCGTATTATCATGGATTTGGTAGTCAATCATACTTCCCATCTCCACCCTTGGTTTATTGAATCCAGATCCTCTGTCAACAGCCCAAAACGAGATTGGTACATTTGGAAACAAGCTAACCACAATGGACCACCTAACAATTGGTTGGGTGCGTTTGGCGGATCTGGTTGGGAATATGACAAACGTACTGGCGAATATTATTTTCACTCTTTTTTAAAAGAACAACCTGATCTCAATTGGCGTAATCCGGATGTAGAAGATGCAATCTTTCGGATGATGAAATACTGGCTCGATATGGGAGTGGATGGATTCAGATTAGATGTTGTCAATTTATATGTTAAGGATGAATTTTTTCGAAACAATGCTTCCTATTTTATGAAGGGACCAAGGCCTTATGATAAACAAGTGCATACATACGATCGTGACCGACCTGAAATGCATGGAATTTTAAGAAGGATGCGAAAACTTTTAGATTCTTATTCCGAAAAACGTATGTTTGTTGGCGAAATTATGCAAGATTTCCCTGGTAATGTTTTACTTCCTGCAACTTATTGTGGTCGTAACGACGAACTTCACCTTGCCTTCAATTTTATGTTTTTATTTTCGCCATGGAAGGCGGAACGATTTTACCAAATTGTAAAGGACTTTGAATCAGCTTTAGGGGAAGATAATTGGCCAAACTATACTTTATCCAATCATGATTTTCCAAGACATATCACTCGTTACGAAAAGGGTGATGAAACATTGGATCGAGCCAAACTTGCCGCCTGTATGATGTTAACGTTACGCGGAACTCCTTTTCTATATTATGGAGAGGAAATTGGTATGAAACGCCAAAAAGTCCCATTCAATAAAATCCAAGATCCCGTTGGGAAACGGTATTGGCCTTTCCATCCTGGACGTGATCCAGAAAGAATTCCTATGCCATGGGATGGATCTGATACAACAGGATTTACAACGGGCAAACCTTGGCTTCCTCTTTATGAAGATTCAAATACGCTTAATGTTGAATCTCAAAAGCAAGATCCCAATTCTCTCTTTTTCACTTACAAAAAACTAATTCAAATACGAAAGGATCGAAAATCACTTCGTAAAGGAAAATTAAAAATCCTTTTAAGTGACGACAAACAAGCGCTATACTATAGAAGGAGAGATGGAAAAGAGGAGACATATATTTTTTTAAACTTTTCATCCAAACCAGTTCGAGTCTCCTACCCGAGAAAATGGAATCTGAATCAAATTTTATTCAGCTCTAAAAATCGAAACGCATCTTTTGAATTAGAAAAGGAATTGGATACGGGCGATTTAATTTTGCTCCCAAATGAGGCAGTTATTTTTGCAAAATAA
- a CDS encoding efflux RND transporter periplasmic adaptor subunit, giving the protein MATYPWKQDVIIDKNYVAQVKAIQRIEIRAFEKGYLTHIYMDEGKIVKKGQKLFQVMPMLVTAQYEKAKAEYESTQIEFENTEKLFKENVVSQTELSLIKARLKKNKAAMELAQVHLNLATVTAPFTGITDRFQVRLGSLVEEGTLLTTISDISKLWVYFNVSEKDYLNFSNARRSGDKPLKVKFLMANGEYFNHDGNADTIEGEFDSETGTIPFRATFPNPERLLRHGETGNVVIKENLKEALLIPQKATFEVLDKRYVYTISSKGKLKSTEIKVSNEIPHLFVVESGITDSDIILLEGLGKVHDGDIVKFNIETRENVMKSFELQAH; this is encoded by the coding sequence ATGGCCACGTATCCATGGAAACAAGATGTAATCATTGATAAAAACTATGTAGCACAAGTGAAGGCAATCCAACGTATAGAAATTAGAGCATTCGAAAAAGGATATTTAACCCACATCTATATGGATGAAGGTAAAATCGTAAAAAAAGGTCAGAAACTTTTCCAAGTAATGCCAATGTTAGTTACTGCTCAATACGAAAAAGCAAAAGCAGAATACGAATCAACACAAATCGAATTTGAGAATACTGAGAAGTTGTTCAAAGAAAATGTTGTTTCCCAAACAGAATTATCTCTCATCAAAGCCAGGCTGAAAAAAAATAAAGCAGCTATGGAATTGGCGCAAGTTCACTTAAATTTGGCAACTGTAACTGCCCCATTCACTGGTATCACAGATCGTTTCCAAGTGCGACTTGGAAGTTTAGTGGAAGAAGGAACATTATTAACTACAATCTCTGATATTTCAAAACTTTGGGTTTATTTCAATGTATCAGAAAAAGATTACCTAAATTTTTCCAATGCCCGCAGATCAGGAGACAAACCATTAAAAGTTAAATTTTTAATGGCAAATGGTGAATACTTCAACCATGATGGAAACGCTGACACAATCGAAGGAGAATTCGATAGTGAAACGGGAACCATTCCTTTTAGAGCAACTTTTCCGAATCCAGAAAGATTATTACGTCATGGAGAAACTGGAAACGTTGTAATCAAAGAAAATTTAAAAGAAGCCTTACTCATTCCACAAAAGGCTACTTTTGAAGTATTAGATAAACGTTATGTATACACAATATCAAGTAAAGGTAAGTTAAAATCGACTGAGATCAAAGTCTCAAACGAAATTCCTCACTTGTTTGTCGTAGAATCTGGTATCACTGATAGCGACATCATCCTTTTGGAAGGACTTGGTAAAGTTCATGATGGTGATATTGTAAAATTTAACATCGAAACTCGTGAGAACGTCATGAAAAGTTTCGAGTTACAGGCTCACTAG